A section of the Campylobacter lanienae NCTC 13004 genome encodes:
- the dnaA gene encoding chromosomal replication initiator protein DnaA — MLGIKALEILSQEISKSEMDNYISQIKFSEKGSNSQRVVFIAPNELIAKFIQTKYATKLANIYEVHTGLKPQILITTQKADLNLKLKEVNVKEIKSQSSLLNPSYTFDNFVVGDSNQFAFISSKQVAANPGKAYNPLFIYGPTGLGKTHLLQSIGNECLEHGKTVICITSEQFTSDFIRNLENRTMNKFKEKYRSCDVLLIDDVQFFHKSEKTQEEFFHTFNEIHAKKGQIVMTSDKPPKMLKGFEERLKSRFEWGLMADITPPELDTKIRIIKTKCEFDKIELSDDIIEYIASNMGDNIREIESAIININAFANIMRQNITLEFAKNVIKDQIKEKKEAINLEDIIKYVSHEMNIKPSDIKSKNRTKNIVEARRICIYLAKTLTPNSMPQLASHFGLKDHSAVSHNIKKINNLIESDSYFKARLEELKNKILSKE, encoded by the coding sequence TTGCTAGGTATAAAGGCGCTTGAAATTTTGAGCCAAGAGATATCAAAAAGTGAGATGGATAACTACATTTCACAGATTAAATTTAGCGAAAAAGGCTCAAATTCTCAAAGGGTAGTTTTCATCGCTCCTAATGAACTTATAGCCAAATTTATACAGACAAAATACGCAACTAAATTAGCAAATATCTATGAAGTACATACCGGCTTAAAGCCTCAAATTTTAATCACCACACAAAAAGCAGATCTAAATCTCAAATTAAAAGAGGTAAATGTCAAAGAGATAAAGAGCCAAAGCTCACTACTCAATCCTAGTTATACATTTGATAACTTTGTTGTTGGGGATTCTAATCAATTTGCTTTCATCAGCTCCAAGCAAGTAGCTGCCAATCCTGGTAAAGCCTACAATCCGCTATTTATCTATGGTCCAACCGGTCTTGGCAAAACCCATCTTTTACAATCAATTGGTAATGAGTGCTTAGAACATGGCAAAACGGTTATTTGTATCACAAGCGAGCAATTCACTAGCGATTTTATTAGAAATTTAGAAAATCGCACAATGAATAAATTTAAAGAAAAATATCGAAGTTGCGATGTTTTATTAATCGATGATGTTCAGTTTTTTCATAAATCAGAAAAAACTCAAGAGGAGTTTTTCCATACTTTCAATGAAATTCACGCCAAAAAAGGTCAAATCGTAATGACCTCTGACAAACCGCCAAAAATGCTAAAAGGCTTTGAAGAGAGATTAAAAAGCCGTTTTGAGTGGGGGCTTATGGCTGATATCACACCACCAGAGCTTGATACCAAAATTAGAATTATCAAAACAAAATGCGAATTTGACAAAATAGAATTAAGCGATGATATAATAGAGTATATCGCTTCAAATATGGGTGATAACATTAGAGAGATAGAGAGTGCGATAATCAATATAAACGCCTTTGCCAACATAATGCGTCAAAATATCACACTTGAATTTGCCAAAAATGTAATAAAAGATCAGATAAAAGAGAAAAAAGAAGCCATAAATTTAGAAGATATAATCAAATATGTATCTCATGAGATGAATATAAAACCAAGTGATATAAAAAGCAAAAACCGCACAAAAAATATTGTAGAAGCTAGGAGAATTTGTATCTATCTAGCAAAAACTTTAACCCCAAATTCAATGCCACAACTAGCATCGCATTTTGGGTTAAAAGACCATAGCGCAGTAAGCCATAATATCAAAAAAATCAATAATTTAATAGAAAGTGATAGCTACTTTAAAGCTAGATTAGAAGAGTTAAAAAACAAAATATTATCAAAGGAATAG
- the dnaN gene encoding DNA polymerase III subunit beta — protein MKVLIKKNILETIIINTSSYLDKKDLSSITSHIFINAKDSTLTIKATDNEIGLSYKSQNVNIVDEGIATANGKKLLDIIKSLKDGEVILETIQNHLYIKQNNSKYRLPMQKADDFPDFPTIENKKRFNINAANLSKSLKKITNSIENTNSKIELTGALIDIKNNSINLVGTDTKRLSVYTLEIDSQSEPFSIIIPKKAIVEIQKIFYENIEIYYDENIFIAISQNFEFFTKLINGRYPDYERVIPKESKININLNREKMIEGIKTISMLSEIIKITINKENITFESINNDNSEAKTVIEQNFDIEDNIILGVKNRFILDFLSSIEDSEFTLSYNDVGLPFVLSCEELKTVIMPINI, from the coding sequence ATGAAAGTTCTAATCAAAAAAAATATCTTAGAAACAATAATAATCAACACAAGCTCATATCTTGATAAAAAAGATCTAAGCTCCATAACATCACATATATTTATAAATGCCAAGGATTCAACTCTAACAATCAAAGCCACAGATAATGAAATTGGCTTAAGCTATAAATCACAAAATGTAAATATAGTAGATGAAGGTATAGCTACAGCAAATGGTAAAAAACTTCTTGATATCATAAAAAGCCTTAAAGATGGTGAAGTTATCTTAGAAACAATCCAAAATCACCTATATATAAAACAAAATAACTCAAAATATCGCCTACCTATGCAAAAAGCCGATGATTTCCCAGATTTCCCAACAATAGAAAATAAAAAAAGATTTAATATAAACGCAGCTAACCTAAGCAAAAGCCTTAAAAAAATCACAAATTCAATAGAAAATACAAATTCAAAAATAGAATTAACAGGTGCTTTAATCGATATAAAAAATAATAGTATAAATTTAGTTGGTACTGACACTAAAAGACTTAGCGTTTATACACTTGAAATAGACTCACAGAGCGAACCATTTAGCATAATAATCCCTAAAAAAGCTATAGTAGAAATCCAAAAAATATTCTATGAAAATATAGAAATTTACTATGATGAAAATATATTTATAGCAATTAGTCAAAATTTTGAATTTTTCACAAAACTGATAAATGGTCGCTATCCAGACTATGAAAGAGTAATCCCAAAAGAGAGTAAAATCAATATAAATTTAAATCGTGAAAAGATGATAGAAGGTATCAAAACAATCTCAATGCTATCTGAAATTATAAAAATCACAATAAATAAAGAAAACATAACATTTGAGAGTATAAATAACGATAATAGCGAAGCAAAAACAGTAATTGAGCAAAATTTTGATATAGAAGACAACATTATATTAGGTGTGAAAAATAGATTTATTCTTGATTTCTTATCAAGCATTGAAGATAGTGAATTTACCTTATCATATAATGATGTAGGACTTCCATTTGTGCTTAGTTGTGAAGAGTTAAAAACAGTTATAATGCCTATAAATATTTAA
- the gyrB gene encoding DNA topoisomerase (ATP-hydrolyzing) subunit B, with protein MENLEQKKYAAGSIKVLKGLEAVRTRPGMYIGDTNINGLHHMIYEVVDNSIDESMAGYCDTIDIELTNEGSAIITDNGRGIPVDIHPTENISAATVVLTVLHAGGKFDKDTYKVSGGLHGVGVSVVNALSKKLVLNIKRDGKLHRQEFAEGIPQSDLEVIKTTNKTGTSIEFWPDDTIFEITKFDREILTKRFKELAYLNPKITINFKDQRDGFKESYHFEGGLESFVTDMNKSNPVSKAVSFSGGEEDVIVDFALLYNETYSENLLSFVNNIKTPDGGTHEAGFRAGLTRAITNYITANANAREKDTKITGDDIREGLIAVVSVKVPEPQFEGQTKGKLGSSYVKPIVQKITFEVLCKYFEENPNEAKAIMNKALLAARGREAAKKARDLTRKKDNLNSVGTLPGKLADCQSKDPSESEIYLVEGDSAGGSAKQGRDRVFQAILPLRGKILNVEKSRLDKILKSEEIKNMITAFGCGIGDEFDASKLRYHKIIIMTDADVDGSHIQTLLLTFFFRFLTPIIENGNVYLAQPPLYRYKKGKKEIYLKDEKALNEFLIETGIENEDFEGIGNNDLIDYLKLISAYRSVLNELKKRFNLLSAIRYMIENPDIIGKDFKELFEIIKTELETQNYNILNSYVNEDEIRIYVQTPNGLEELIINDTLFVNPLYIEAVHIYSKMRERDIDLNGDPLEVLENIEKNAKKGAYIQRYKGLGEMNPDQLWETTMNPENRRLLKIDVKDMQSASDVFELFMGDEVEPRREYIQAHAKDVKHLDV; from the coding sequence ATGGAAAATTTAGAACAAAAAAAATACGCCGCTGGAAGTATCAAGGTTTTAAAAGGTCTTGAAGCTGTAAGAACACGCCCTGGAATGTATATAGGTGATACAAATATAAATGGCCTTCACCATATGATCTATGAAGTAGTAGATAACTCCATAGATGAGTCAATGGCAGGATATTGTGATACTATCGATATTGAGCTTACAAATGAAGGTTCAGCTATAATCACAGATAATGGTAGGGGAATTCCAGTAGATATCCATCCAACTGAGAATATTTCAGCTGCTACTGTGGTTTTAACCGTGCTTCATGCGGGTGGTAAATTTGATAAAGATACATATAAAGTATCAGGCGGACTTCATGGGGTTGGGGTTTCTGTTGTTAATGCATTATCTAAAAAATTGGTTTTAAATATAAAAAGAGATGGAAAACTTCATCGCCAAGAATTTGCCGAAGGCATACCACAAAGTGATTTAGAAGTTATCAAAACTACTAACAAAACTGGAACTAGCATAGAGTTTTGGCCTGATGATACTATCTTTGAAATAACTAAATTTGATAGAGAAATTTTAACTAAAAGATTTAAAGAGTTAGCCTATTTAAATCCTAAAATAACTATAAATTTCAAAGATCAAAGAGATGGATTTAAAGAGAGTTATCACTTTGAAGGTGGGCTTGAGAGCTTTGTAACTGATATGAATAAAAGCAACCCAGTAAGCAAAGCTGTGAGTTTTAGCGGTGGCGAAGAAGATGTTATAGTCGATTTTGCTCTACTTTATAATGAGACATATAGTGAGAATTTACTAAGCTTTGTAAATAATATCAAAACCCCTGATGGTGGGACTCACGAAGCTGGATTTAGAGCGGGGCTTACTAGAGCTATTACAAATTATATAACAGCAAACGCTAATGCTCGTGAAAAAGATACCAAAATCACTGGAGATGATATAAGAGAGGGCCTTATAGCTGTTGTAAGTGTCAAAGTCCCAGAACCACAATTTGAGGGCCAAACCAAAGGCAAACTCGGCTCAAGCTATGTCAAACCAATAGTCCAAAAGATAACTTTTGAAGTGCTTTGTAAATATTTTGAAGAAAATCCAAACGAAGCAAAAGCTATCATGAATAAAGCTCTTTTAGCAGCTCGTGGTAGAGAAGCGGCCAAAAAAGCTAGAGATTTAACACGCAAAAAAGATAATTTAAATAGCGTTGGGACACTGCCTGGTAAATTAGCCGATTGTCAAAGCAAAGACCCAAGTGAGAGTGAAATTTATCTTGTTGAGGGTGATTCTGCTGGTGGTTCAGCAAAGCAAGGCAGAGATAGGGTATTTCAAGCTATTTTGCCACTTCGTGGTAAAATTTTAAATGTAGAAAAGAGCAGACTTGATAAAATTTTAAAATCTGAAGAGATAAAAAATATGATAACCGCATTTGGTTGTGGTATTGGGGATGAGTTTGATGCTAGTAAATTAAGATATCATAAAATCATTATTATGACAGATGCTGATGTCGATGGGAGCCATATTCAGACTCTACTTCTTACATTTTTCTTTAGATTTCTTACGCCAATTATAGAAAATGGAAATGTCTATTTAGCCCAGCCACCACTTTATAGATACAAAAAAGGCAAAAAAGAAATTTATCTAAAAGATGAAAAAGCCTTAAATGAATTCTTAATAGAAACAGGAATTGAAAATGAAGATTTTGAAGGTATCGGCAATAATGATTTGATCGATTATTTAAAGTTAATTAGCGCTTATAGAAGTGTTTTAAATGAGCTTAAAAAGCGTTTTAATCTATTAAGTGCAATTAGATATATGATAGAAAATCCAGATATCATCGGCAAAGATTTTAAAGAGTTATTTGAGATTATAAAAACAGAGCTTGAAACTCAAAATTATAATATCTTAAATTCATATGTCAATGAAGATGAGATTAGAATTTATGTCCAAACTCCAAATGGCCTTGAAGAGTTGATTATCAATGATACTTTATTTGTTAATCCTTTATATATTGAGGCTGTCCATATATATTCTAAGATGAGAGAGCGTGATATTGACCTTAATGGCGATCCATTGGAAGTATTAGAAAATATAGAAAAAAATGCTAAAAAAGGTGCTTATATCCAGCGTTATAAAGGTCTAGGTGAGATGAATCCAGATCAATTATGGGAAACTACCATGAATCCAGAAAATCGCCGTTTGTTAAAGATAGATGTCAAAGATATGCAAAGCGCTAGTGATGTATTTGAGCTATTTATGGGTGATGAGGTTGAGCCAAGAAGAGAGTATATCCAAGCTCACGCTAAAGATGTTAAGCACTTAGATGTTTAA
- the queF gene encoding preQ(1) synthase, producing the protein MENLKYGEKIIAEFDIDKDFEIWPNSANKDYAIKITLPEFACFCPRSGYPDFATIYLTYVPDKFVVELKALKLYINSFLNRHISHESSINEIYDTLDNKLKPKYLRVVGDFNPRGNVHTIIEVDSNMIKEQKYDTSSIVFENTRKFN; encoded by the coding sequence ATGGAAAATTTAAAATATGGTGAAAAGATTATAGCTGAATTTGATATAGATAAAGATTTTGAAATATGGCCAAATAGTGCTAATAAAGATTATGCGATCAAAATCACTCTACCAGAGTTTGCTTGCTTTTGTCCAAGGAGTGGCTATCCCGATTTTGCTACAATTTATCTAACATATGTCCCTGATAAATTTGTAGTAGAGTTAAAGGCTCTAAAATTATATATAAATAGCTTTTTAAATCGCCATATAAGTCATGAATCTAGTATAAATGAAATTTACGATACTCTAGATAATAAGCTAAAACCAAAATATCTAAGAGTTGTTGGTGATTTTAATCCAAGGGGCAATGTCCATACGATTATAGAAGTTGATAGCAATATGATAAAAGAGCAAAAATACGATACAAGCTCTATAGTATTTGAAAATACTAGGAAATTTAACTAA